The Streptomyces sp. NBC_00483 genome contains the following window.
CCCGCGATGCACGAGAGCCCGCCCCCGCCTTCCCCGAGCCAGGACCACCCCGGCCGTCGACGGCTCACCCACGGCGTCGCGTGGCTGCTCGCCACCGGGGCCGCGGTGACGCTGTCGTGGTGGGGCGTCCACACGGTGATGTCGGGCACGGTGTACGACCCGCCGCAGGCGCTGCCCGTCGCGGCCACGCAGGACGAGCCGGACGCGAAGCCGCCGGTGTCCTCCTCGACCCACCGGCCGGAACCGTCGACGTCGACGCGCAAGCCGTCGGCGTCACCGAGCCGTACGTCACCGTCCCCGTCGAGGTCGGCGTCCTCCCCCTCGCCCACCCCTCGTACGACGTCCCCCGCGCCGCCGTCCTCCGGCTCGGTCAAGAGCTACGCGACGACCGGCGGCCGCGCGGTCTTCGACCTCCAGAAGACCTCGGCCACCCTCGTCTCCGCGACACCCGCCGCGGGCTGGTCGGTCGAGGTGTGGAAACAGGCGACGTGGATCCGCGTCGAATTCACCTCGGGTGAGAAAAAGGTCTCAGTCTTCTGCACGTGGCACGACCACGAGCCGACGGTGGAGATCGCGAAGTACTGACCGCTTTCAGCCCCGCTCTTGGACGAGAGCCCGCGGGGCCAGGGGCTTTCAAGCCCCGCTCTGGGACGAGACTCGCGGGGTCCGGGGCAGAGCCCCGATCTTTCAAGCCCAGCGGCGGGTGGGCAAATCCAGCCCCGCCGGCGTTTGAGGCGCGGGGCCCGGGGCAAAGCCCCGCGACGTGGGCCACGACTAGCGGAACACCGACGGCGGCGGAGCCGGAGACGCCTTCGCCGACGCATCGGTGACCGCCCCCACCCCACCCGTGAAGTCCACAAGCTCCTTGCCATGCACAACCCGCCCCGGGTGAGGGTCCCCCGCCGCCCGCCGCGTCAACTCCGCCACCCCCAACACCCCCGCGGACGCGACCAGCACCGCGTTCCCGAACCGCTTCCCCCGCAACACCGCCGGATCGGCGACGAGCGCAAGCTCGGGAAAGACAGCCGCGGCAGTGGCGATCTGCCCCCGCAGATACGCGAGCGGCGGCCCGTCCGCGATATTCGCGACATACGTCCCCGCCGGCCGCAACACCCGCCGCACCTCCGCCAGGAACTCCGTACTGGTGAGATGCGCGGGCGTCCGGGCCCCACTGAACACATCGGCCACGAGCACGTCCGCCCAGTCGTCGGGCAACTTGGCCAGCGCCTCACGCGCGTCGGCGGTCCGCACCCGGATCCGCTGCCCCGGGTCCAACGGCAGCGTGCCGCGCACGAGTTGGATCAGCGCCCCGTCGCGCTCCACGACCTGCTGCGTGGAGCGGGGCCGGGTGGCGGCGACGTAGCGGGCCAGGGTGAACGCCCCGCCGCCGAGGTGCACGGCCTGCACGGGGCGGCCCCGCTCGGCGGCCAGATCGATGACGTGCCCGATACGGCGCTGGTACTCGAAGGTGAGGTGGCCCGGGTCGTCGAGATCCACGTGCGACTGCGGCGCACCGTCCACGAGCAGCGTCCAGCCGGCCGGACGGTCCCGGTCGGGCACCAGCTCGGCGAGCCCACCGTCGACCTTCTCGACCACGGCTTCCCGCCCCGCGCGCCCCTGCCCCTGCTTCCCTCGCGACCTTCCCATTCGGCCATTATCGACGGCCGCGCCCGGAACGGCTCAGCGGTGGTTGCCCACCGGGGCCCCGGCCCCCGCACGCACGGACTCAGCGGTGGTTGTCCGCCGCCTCGATCATGCGCGCCGCCTCGTCGAGCGCGGCCCGCAGCACCGCGGGGTCGGTGACCAGGTCCGTGAGCCCCTCCACGGGGTCCGGCGGGAGCAGCCAGCCCGTGCCCTCGACCGGTGGGTCGGGCCGGGCACCGAGCGCGAGGCCGCGGCCCTGCGTGTGCGTGCAGTCGCTGCCGGGCACGTCCCAGCCGTCGGCGGTGCCGGGCGGGACGAGGAAGCCGAGGGTGTCGCCGCCCCCGTCGTGCAGTACGGGACCAACCGTTTCCGTACAGCCGCGGCGCAGGATGTCGACCGCCTCCAGGCCCTGCCGGGCCGGCACGGTGACCAGGTCGCAGTCGCCCGGCGGCGATGCGCTGCTCTCCTCGCTCGGTCGATGCCGCACCGTCGTGGGAGTCGTTGGGGTCGTGGGAAGTGACAGCATGGGCTTGGTCGCGTCCAACACGTCGGTCCCTCCTCGCTCGTGGGGTTCCGCCGCAAGGTTCAACGCGTACGCGCCGTCAACAGCTACGGCGGCACGCCGCCGCAAAGGATGGCAGTTCATGGCGGATCGTGGGTGAGATATCCGGTTTGTAGCCAAACCCAGCGTGTCGGGGTCGTGACAGCCGGTACCTTCGAGCCTCGCCGGAACATGGAAGTTGCGGCAGCCCTCCCCTCGGGGCCCCGGGCGCTCCCAACTTCCCTGCCGTCCGGCACGGTTCGCACGGGAGGACCCGCTCATGACGTCGTCGCCGATTGCCTCGGACATCTCGACGCCGCAGTCTCCACGACCGAACCTCGCCTTCCGGGAGCTGCGCGGCCAGCGCTCGCCGGGCGAGTTCGCGGCCGCGGTGCGGCGCGCGGCCCGGGAGATCGGTGAGCGGGTCAGCTGCGACGCGCGCTACATCGGACGCGTGGAGGCCGGCGAGATCCGCTGCCCCAACTACGCGTACGAGCGGGTGTTCCTGCACATGTTCCCGGGCCGGACCCTCGCGGACCTGGGGTTCGCGCCCCGCTCTGCGGTACGTGGCCGGGGTGCGCGCCCCGCCGCTGCCACCGCCGACGCGCAGTACACGTGCCACGCAGAAAACAAGGAGAGCGACGTGCGACGTCGCGCATTCATGACCGGCATGACCGGTTCGACAGCCACCGTGGCCGTTGCCGCCCTGGCGCCCTTCGGCGTCCCCACGCTTCCCGCGGACCTCGACCGGCATCCGGCACGGGCCGGGATCAACGCCGTCGAGGAGGCGATCCGGCGAATCCGGCTGCTCGACGACCGGCACGGCGCCGACGGCCTGTACCGGCGGGCCTCGACCCCGCTGCGGACCGCATTCGAGCTGCTCGACGCGGGCCCGGGCCAGCGCGAGGTCACCGAGCGACTGCAGGCCGGGGCGGGTGAACTGGCCATTTCCGTAGGCTGGTTGGCCCATGACTCGGGCCGCTTCGACGACGCGCGCTCGCACTACGCGGAGGCGCTCGCGACGGCGCGGATGGCGGGCGACGAGGCGTTGGAGGCGCACGCGTTCTGCAACACGGCGTTCCTGGCGCGCGACGCGGGGCGCCCCCGCGAGGCGGTACGCGCCGCCCAGGCCGCGACCCGCGTGGCGTCCCGCCTCGGCTCGCCCCGGCTGCTGTCCCTCCTCGCGCTACGAGAGGCAGGCGGCTGGGCGGGGTTGGGCGACCAGCCCTCCTGCGAACGCTCGCTCGCCCGCGCGCAGGCGCTGTTCGCGCGGGGGGCGTCGGACGCGGATCCGGAGTGGATGTCGTTCTACGGCGAGGCCGAGTTGGAGGGCCTGGAGGCGCAGTGCTGGTCGGCGCTGGGCGGCTGGGACCGGGCGTCCCTGCACGCGCGGCGCGCGGTGGCCCTCCAGGATCCGCACTTCACCCGCAACATGGCGTTGTACACAGCCGAGTTGGCCGACGACCTGGCGCGCGCTGGTCACCCCGACGAATCGGCTGCAGAGGGTCTGCGCGCCCTCAACCTT
Protein-coding sequences here:
- a CDS encoding tetratricopeptide repeat protein, which codes for MTSSPIASDISTPQSPRPNLAFRELRGQRSPGEFAAAVRRAAREIGERVSCDARYIGRVEAGEIRCPNYAYERVFLHMFPGRTLADLGFAPRSAVRGRGARPAAATADAQYTCHAENKESDVRRRAFMTGMTGSTATVAVAALAPFGVPTLPADLDRHPARAGINAVEEAIRRIRLLDDRHGADGLYRRASTPLRTAFELLDAGPGQREVTERLQAGAGELAISVGWLAHDSGRFDDARSHYAEALATARMAGDEALEAHAFCNTAFLARDAGRPREAVRAAQAATRVASRLGSPRLLSLLALREAGGWAGLGDQPSCERSLARAQALFARGASDADPEWMSFYGEAELEGLEAQCWSALGGWDRASLHARRAVALQDPHFTRNMALYTAELADDLARAGHPDESAAEGLRALNLLQDVRSSRIEGMLATTARVLLPHRRASGVSAFLDTHAMSRRSA
- a CDS encoding spermidine synthase is translated as MGRSRGKQGQGRAGREAVVEKVDGGLAELVPDRDRPAGWTLLVDGAPQSHVDLDDPGHLTFEYQRRIGHVIDLAAERGRPVQAVHLGGGAFTLARYVAATRPRSTQQVVERDGALIQLVRGTLPLDPGQRIRVRTADAREALAKLPDDWADVLVADVFSGARTPAHLTSTEFLAEVRRVLRPAGTYVANIADGPPLAYLRGQIATAAAVFPELALVADPAVLRGKRFGNAVLVASAGVLGVAELTRRAAGDPHPGRVVHGKELVDFTGGVGAVTDASAKASPAPPPSVFR